A region from the Methylocella sp. genome encodes:
- a CDS encoding helix-turn-helix domain-containing protein — translation MIKHGQFCPVAKSAEIFGGRWSPLIIRELSVGPRTFGELLEALPLISRTVLTQRLKELTLAGVVAANAKEKGRGHLYNLTPAGEDFRPLIVMMGEWGKRWGQGLIGPDDLDPKLLVWGLRGQIDPADIPSREFVLRFDFRGVPKENRNPRYWWLLLRQDDIEVCLKNPGKEVDVVVDADLGAFTKVWLGYAGLKEALASGLIKLCGSSRAVAKMRRMLKLSSEPTTKSFAYPSLSPSIAHAR, via the coding sequence ATGATCAAACATGGCCAATTCTGCCCGGTCGCTAAAAGCGCTGAAATCTTCGGCGGACGGTGGTCCCCGCTTATTATTCGCGAATTATCTGTGGGCCCGAGAACCTTCGGAGAACTCTTGGAAGCCTTGCCGTTGATTTCGCGGACGGTGCTTACGCAACGTCTCAAGGAGCTGACGCTTGCTGGCGTAGTAGCGGCTAACGCCAAGGAGAAAGGCCGCGGCCATCTCTACAATTTGACTCCGGCGGGTGAGGACTTTCGTCCCTTGATCGTGATGATGGGCGAATGGGGCAAGCGGTGGGGACAAGGACTAATCGGCCCCGATGATCTCGACCCGAAACTCCTCGTGTGGGGCCTGCGCGGGCAAATCGATCCTGCGGATATTCCGAGCCGGGAGTTTGTCCTGCGTTTCGATTTCAGGGGCGTTCCGAAAGAAAATCGCAATCCGCGATATTGGTGGTTGTTGCTGCGGCAAGACGACATCGAAGTCTGCCTCAAGAATCCCGGCAAGGAGGTCGATGTCGTGGTCGACGCCGATCTCGGCGCCTTTACCAAGGTATGGCTGGGCTATGCCGGACTCAAGGAAGCGCTCGCGAGCGGGCTTATTAAACTGTGCGGCTCAAGTCGCGCTGTTGCGAAGATGCGACGAATGCTCAAGCTGTCCAGCGAGCCGACGACAAAGAGTTTCGCGTACCCTTCGTTATCGCCGTCCATCGCTCATGCCCGATAA
- a CDS encoding alpha/beta hydrolase, which produces MNNAPHRTFVLVHCAWLGGFAWRDVLVRLRALGHTATAPTLTGLGERRHTGNATADLETHIEDIVAHIEMEDLRDITLVGWSYAGMVVTGVLARIPERIKELVYLDAFMPEDGRALVDYITPDQRAFYDTYKDKNLPLPPLPLSVFGVTDSAIKAYLEPRLTAHPWRTCYQPVTALKVRPDIPVSYVVCTGYGESAITRRLAEMEPDPAMRVITINTSHFPMLTAFEETMVALLNE; this is translated from the coding sequence ATGAATAACGCTCCACACCGCACTTTCGTCCTCGTTCACTGTGCTTGGCTAGGAGGCTTTGCTTGGCGGGACGTGCTCGTTCGCCTGCGGGCGCTCGGCCACACGGCGACCGCGCCGACCCTGACCGGCCTCGGCGAGCGGCGGCATACCGGCAATGCCACCGCTGATCTGGAGACCCATATCGAGGACATCGTCGCGCACATCGAAATGGAGGATTTACGCGACATTACCTTGGTTGGCTGGAGTTACGCAGGCATGGTGGTCACGGGGGTTCTCGCACGCATTCCCGAGCGGATCAAAGAGCTCGTCTATCTCGACGCCTTCATGCCGGAGGACGGACGAGCGCTTGTCGATTATATCACGCCTGATCAGAGGGCTTTCTATGACACGTATAAGGACAAGAACTTGCCGTTGCCGCCACTTCCATTGTCAGTGTTCGGCGTGACCGATTCGGCGATCAAGGCATACCTTGAACCGAGGCTCACCGCGCATCCCTGGCGGACCTGTTATCAACCAGTGACGGCCTTAAAGGTTCGCCCGGATATCCCGGTCTCCTACGTGGTCTGCACAGGATATGGCGAGTCGGCCATCACTCGCCGCCTTGCAGAGATGGAACCCGACCCGGCTATGCGAGTCATCACGATCAATACGAGCCATTTCCCAATGCTGACGGCTTTCGAAGAGACGATGGTGGCCTTGCTCAACGAGTAA
- a CDS encoding SDR family oxidoreductase has product MSEAKNAAIVTGAARGIGAAVAERLAKDGFAVVVNYVGDAAQAEAVVARIKSAGGRALAAQADVSDPVAVRRMFDAAETAFGGVDVLVNNAGIMQLSTIADADDALFDRHIAINLKGVFNGLREAAKRLRSGGRIISFSSSVVGLYQPTYAIYAATKAGVEAMTHVLSKELRGRNITVNAIAPGPTATQLFIKGKSPEVIDHLAKLAPLERLGQPEDIAGTVAFLAGPDAGWVNGQVLRANGGII; this is encoded by the coding sequence ATGAGTGAAGCGAAAAATGCAGCAATCGTTACCGGAGCCGCTCGCGGCATTGGCGCTGCAGTGGCGGAGCGCCTCGCCAAGGACGGATTTGCTGTTGTGGTCAACTACGTGGGCGATGCGGCGCAAGCCGAAGCTGTTGTCGCCAGGATCAAGTCAGCTGGCGGCCGAGCGCTCGCCGCTCAGGCCGACGTGAGCGATCCCGTTGCGGTCCGCCGTATGTTCGACGCCGCGGAGACCGCCTTCGGCGGCGTCGACGTTCTGGTCAACAACGCCGGAATCATGCAGCTTTCCACCATCGCGGACGCTGACGATGCGTTGTTTGACCGACACATCGCCATCAATTTGAAGGGCGTCTTCAACGGCCTGCGCGAAGCCGCCAAGCGTCTGCGAAGCGGCGGCCGGATTATCAGCTTTTCTTCGAGCGTCGTCGGACTCTATCAACCTACCTACGCGATCTATGCGGCGACGAAGGCCGGAGTGGAGGCCATGACGCACGTGCTCTCGAAGGAGCTGCGCGGCCGGAACATCACGGTCAATGCGATCGCGCCGGGGCCTACGGCCACGCAACTCTTCATTAAAGGTAAATCGCCGGAGGTCATCGACCATTTGGCGAAGCTGGCTCCTCTTGAGCGGCTCGGCCAGCCCGAAGATATCGCCGGCACAGTCGCTTTCCTCGCCGGACCCGACGCCGGTTGGGTCAACGGGCAAGTTCTCCGCGCAAACGGCGGCATCATCTGA